A genomic window from Brachyspira sp. SAP_772 includes:
- a CDS encoding ABC transporter permease, with product MFDYVLKRLFISVLTLFVIITITFFLMHTVPGGPFVGEKPLSKVALENLNKKYGLDKPLVVQYANYLKNAIRGDLGTSLTKIGQSVSGTIVRAFPVSFRLGIFSMFISTTIGVLFGIVAALRQGKAIDRAVMVAATLGIAVPSFVVATVSIIIFSVKLKLLPAYGFDSFKQYLMPGFALSFSSLSFMARLMRSSMLDVIHQDYIKTARAKGISRSIIIFKHALRNAIIPIVTYIGPLAAGILTGSFVVEKIFNIPGLGRYFVESITQRDYPTILGVTIFYGAFLIIMNFLVDLSYGIIDPRIKIQD from the coding sequence ATGTTTGATTATGTTTTAAAGAGACTATTTATATCAGTTTTAACTTTATTTGTTATAATAACCATTACTTTTTTCTTAATGCATACGGTACCGGGAGGACCATTTGTTGGAGAGAAGCCGCTTAGTAAAGTTGCTTTGGAGAATTTAAATAAAAAATATGGTTTAGATAAGCCTCTTGTTGTTCAATATGCAAACTATCTTAAAAATGCAATTAGAGGAGATTTAGGTACTTCTCTCACTAAAATAGGTCAATCTGTATCAGGTACTATAGTGAGGGCTTTTCCTGTGTCTTTTAGGCTTGGAATATTTAGTATGTTTATTTCCACTACCATTGGAGTTTTATTTGGTATAGTTGCCGCTCTTAGACAGGGTAAGGCAATAGATAGGGCTGTGATGGTGGCAGCTACTTTAGGTATAGCAGTGCCTAGTTTTGTTGTTGCTACTGTTTCTATAATTATTTTTTCTGTTAAATTAAAATTGCTTCCTGCTTATGGTTTTGATTCTTTTAAGCAATATTTAATGCCCGGTTTTGCTTTATCTTTTAGTTCACTTAGTTTTATGGCTAGACTTATGAGAAGTTCTATGCTTGATGTTATTCACCAAGATTATATAAAAACAGCTAGGGCAAAGGGTATATCAAGAAGCATAATTATATTTAAGCATGCTTTAAGAAATGCTATTATACCAATAGTTACATATATAGGACCTCTTGCTGCTGGTATACTTACTGGTTCTTTTGTTGTAGAGAAGATTTTTAATATACCCGGTCTTGGAAGATATTTTGTTGAAAGCATCACTCAAAGGGATTATCCTACAATATTGGGAGTTACTATATTTTATGGAGCTTTCTTAATAATTATGAATTTCTTAGTTGATTTATCTTATGGTATTATAGACCCTAGAATAAAGATTCAAGATTAA
- a CDS encoding DMT family protein, which translates to MKGVSTIILLILSNTFMTIAWYGHLKFSEMKGLAKLSLPFVILISWGIALFEYCFQVPANRIGFEGNGGPFSLMQLKVMQEVITLTIFTIFTVVFFKTETLRINHFIGFLCLILAVFFIFKK; encoded by the coding sequence ATGAAAGGTGTAAGCACTATAATACTTCTTATTTTATCAAATACATTTATGACTATAGCTTGGTATGGACATTTGAAATTTAGCGAAATGAAAGGTTTAGCTAAATTATCTCTTCCTTTTGTTATATTAATTAGTTGGGGTATTGCTTTATTTGAATATTGTTTTCAGGTGCCTGCTAATAGAATTGGTTTTGAGGGGAATGGAGGGCCTTTCTCTCTTATGCAATTAAAAGTTATGCAGGAAGTTATTACTTTAACTATATTTACAATATTTACAGTTGTATTTTTTAAAACAGAAACTTTGAGAATTAATCATTTTATTGGTTTTTTATGTTTAATATTAGCTGTATTTTTTATATTTAAAAAATAG
- a CDS encoding ABC transporter ATP-binding protein — protein sequence MAPLIEIQDLKQHFRIKGGLFGRNIQTVKAVDGVSFTINKGETFGLVGESGSGKTTLGRTLLHLYKPTSGKILFNGEEVNENNYRQYAKRMQIIFQDPYASLNPRMTVEDIIGEALDVHKLYSTKSERREKVINLLKLVGLNAEQAQRYPHEFSGGQRQRIGIARALAVNPEFIVCDEPVSALDVSIQAQIINMLYDMQQDMKLTYLFIAHDLAVVRQISKRIAVMYLGNIVELTDSESLYTKSLHPYTQSLISAIPISEPSVAKNKQRIILSGEIPSPINPPSGCKFRTRCPKAEAICAEKVPEFREVENGHYCACHLV from the coding sequence ATGGCACCTTTAATAGAAATACAAGATTTAAAACAACATTTTAGAATAAAGGGCGGTTTGTTTGGAAGAAATATACAAACAGTAAAGGCCGTTGATGGAGTATCTTTCACTATAAACAAAGGAGAAACTTTTGGACTTGTGGGAGAATCTGGAAGCGGTAAAACTACACTTGGAAGAACTTTGCTTCATCTCTACAAACCTACAAGCGGAAAGATATTGTTTAATGGAGAGGAAGTTAATGAAAATAATTACAGACAATATGCTAAAAGAATGCAAATTATTTTCCAAGACCCTTATGCTTCACTTAACCCTCGTATGACTGTTGAAGACATAATAGGCGAGGCTCTTGATGTTCACAAACTTTATTCTACAAAATCAGAAAGAAGAGAGAAAGTAATTAATCTCCTTAAACTTGTTGGACTTAATGCTGAACAGGCACAGAGATATCCGCATGAGTTTTCTGGCGGGCAGAGACAGCGTATAGGTATAGCTCGTGCTTTGGCTGTTAATCCAGAGTTCATAGTGTGCGATGAGCCAGTATCTGCTTTAGATGTTTCTATTCAGGCTCAAATTATAAATATGCTTTATGATATGCAGCAAGATATGAAACTTACTTATTTGTTTATTGCTCATGATTTAGCGGTGGTGCGTCAAATATCTAAAAGAATAGCTGTTATGTATTTGGGTAATATTGTTGAGCTTACTGATAGTGAATCATTATACACAAAATCACTTCACCCTTATACTCAATCTTTAATTTCTGCTATACCTATATCAGAGCCTTCAGTTGCAAAAAACAAACAGCGTATAATACTTTCTGGTGAAATACCTTCTCCAATCAATCCTCCATCAGGATGCAAGTTTAGAACAAGATGTCCTAAGGCAGAGGCTATTTGTGCTGAGAAAGTTCCTGAGTTTAGAGAAGTTGAAAATGGGCATTATTGTGCTTGCCATTTAGTATAA
- a CDS encoding ABC transporter permease produces the protein MENSLDKSLFVKASEEEKAAAEVKRESVTYWQDAYRRFKKNKVALVSIIIIGIIALLAIFIPIISEYEYAQINRGVENSLPTLEHPFGTDTLGRDLLVRCMIGARISLLIGIVSATLVVIIGIVYGSISGYFGGMLDNIMMRIVDIISAVPTLLIVVLLSVVLKAPMDKLFLQNESLRGIGLLGPGLFSIFIVISLLYWTNMARMTRGQILALKNQEFVTAARALGTSHGRIIFKHLIPNAMGAIIVSAMVQIPNAIFVEAFLSFLGLGVSAPMVSLGSLTSNAVSGVYSYPYQLLFPAALISVIILCFNLVGDGLRDALDPRMKNR, from the coding sequence ATGGAAAATAGTTTAGATAAATCATTATTTGTAAAGGCAAGCGAAGAAGAAAAGGCTGCTGCCGAGGTGAAGAGAGAGAGTGTAACTTATTGGCAGGATGCTTATAGAAGATTCAAAAAAAATAAAGTGGCTTTAGTTTCTATTATTATAATAGGCATTATAGCTCTTCTTGCTATATTTATACCTATAATATCAGAATACGAATATGCTCAAATAAATAGAGGTGTTGAAAATAGTTTGCCCACATTAGAACACCCATTTGGTACAGATACTTTGGGAAGAGATTTGCTTGTGCGTTGTATGATAGGGGCTAGAATATCTCTTTTAATAGGTATAGTGTCTGCTACTTTGGTTGTAATAATAGGTATAGTATATGGTTCTATATCTGGATATTTTGGCGGTATGCTTGATAATATTATGATGCGTATAGTAGATATTATTAGTGCTGTGCCTACACTTTTAATTGTTGTATTATTGTCAGTTGTTCTTAAAGCTCCTATGGATAAACTATTTTTACAAAATGAGTCATTAAGAGGAATTGGACTTTTAGGTCCCGGACTTTTTAGTATATTTATAGTTATATCTTTGCTATATTGGACTAATATGGCTAGAATGACTAGAGGACAGATTTTAGCATTAAAAAATCAGGAGTTTGTAACTGCTGCTAGGGCTTTAGGTACTTCTCATGGCAGAATAATTTTTAAGCACTTAATACCTAATGCTATGGGAGCAATAATAGTATCAGCTATGGTTCAGATACCTAATGCTATATTCGTTGAGGCTTTTTTAAGTTTCTTAGGTTTGGGTGTAAGTGCTCCTATGGTTTCACTTGGCTCTTTAACTTCAAATGCTGTTAGCGGGGTTTATTCTTATCCTTATCAGCTGCTTTTCCCTGCTGCTTTAATAAGTGTTATAATACTTTGTTTTAATTTGGTGGGTGATGGACTTAGAGATGCTTTAGACCCTAGAATGAAAAACAGATAA
- a CDS encoding PP2C family protein-serine/threonine phosphatase, with product MKQKVLILLKIALIAFFLLFLILNIASIIYYDTKIVFIVLLVFFLIFSISFFIVYFYLNSSISNYKEVMETQNNGVTYRLSKITSSILYDYQSAIKKLKEKNMYILGRYDVLDNIRKKYKKDMKNAKKIQTFMLPKKMPNNEHLSSYSFYNPVEIIGGDFFDYVYLNGDSSQILFIISDVSGHGIDAAIITAVIKTAFRDLSENFKSVKALLHDINDTLINMMPSGYYSTMIVAKIDLKNRVLTYSNASHTPLLCIRDNAIKEYRNGGTIIGLFPSAYFHEEDIKLNNGDVFLFFTDGIIEASKSKNKYDVYGIDRLKDMFINNSAYSAENIIETIKIDFYEYLDYRSPDDDCSMVVFKIDS from the coding sequence ATGAAACAAAAAGTTTTAATTTTATTGAAAATAGCATTGATAGCATTTTTTTTGCTGTTTCTCATATTAAATATTGCTTCTATAATTTATTATGATACAAAAATTGTATTTATAGTTTTACTTGTATTCTTTTTAATTTTTTCAATTTCTTTTTTTATAGTATATTTTTATTTAAATAGTTCTATAAGCAATTATAAGGAAGTAATGGAAACTCAAAATAATGGGGTTACATATAGGCTTTCAAAAATCACTAGCAGTATATTATATGATTATCAAAGTGCCATAAAAAAATTAAAAGAAAAAAACATGTATATATTGGGAAGATATGATGTGTTGGATAATATAAGAAAGAAATATAAAAAAGACATGAAAAATGCTAAGAAGATACAGACTTTTATGCTTCCTAAGAAAATGCCAAATAATGAGCATTTATCTTCTTATTCCTTTTATAATCCTGTTGAGATAATAGGGGGAGATTTTTTTGATTATGTTTATTTAAATGGGGACAGCAGTCAGATACTTTTTATTATATCTGATGTTAGCGGGCATGGTATAGATGCTGCCATAATAACAGCTGTAATAAAAACTGCTTTTAGAGATTTATCTGAAAATTTTAAAAGTGTTAAGGCACTGCTTCATGATATAAATGACACTTTAATTAATATGATGCCAAGCGGATATTATTCTACGATGATAGTTGCGAAAATAGATTTAAAAAATAGAGTTTTAACTTATTCAAATGCTTCACACACTCCTTTGCTTTGTATACGCGATAATGCTATTAAAGAATATAGAAATGGCGGCACTATAATAGGTTTATTTCCTAGTGCATATTTTCATGAAGAGGATATTAAACTTAATAATGGAGATGTTTTCTTATTTTTTACAGATGGAATTATTGAGGCATCCAAGTCAAAAAATAAATATGATGTATATGGTATAGATAGGTTAAAAGATATGTTTATAAATAATAGTGCTTATAGTGCTGAAAATATTATAGAAACTATTAAAATAGATTTTTATGAGTATTTAGATTATAGAAGTCCTGATGATGATTGTTCTATGGTTGTTTTCAAGATAGATTCTTAA
- a CDS encoding ABC transporter ATP-binding protein, with translation MESLLEVKNLSVSFFTPLGEVKAVNNISYKLDKSKVLGIVGESGSGKSVSAYSIMGLIEEPGKIINGEILFEGTDLIKLSEHEKKKIRGDSISMIFQDPMTCLNPVYTIGNQLMEALTTHKKISTPDAIERIVELLTLVGINEPRRRIKQYPHELSGGMRQRIMIAMALAGDPKILIADEPTTALDVTIQAQILELIKDIQKKIHMAVILITHDFGIVADMADDIIVMYGGGIVERGTVFDIFERPKHPYTLGLLKSLPRIDIKQDRLIPIEGTPIDLLNMKAGCPFSTRCEECMKVCIDNKPPRTEFEKGHFSACWLHQMPN, from the coding sequence ATGGAAAGTTTACTAGAAGTTAAAAATTTAAGCGTATCTTTTTTTACACCGCTTGGAGAAGTTAAGGCTGTTAATAATATTTCTTATAAATTAGATAAATCTAAGGTATTAGGAATAGTTGGGGAGTCTGGAAGCGGAAAAAGTGTTTCTGCTTATTCTATTATGGGACTTATTGAAGAGCCCGGTAAAATTATTAATGGAGAGATACTTTTTGAAGGTACTGATTTAATAAAGCTTTCTGAACATGAAAAAAAGAAAATAAGGGGTGATTCTATATCAATGATTTTCCAAGACCCCATGACTTGTTTGAACCCAGTATATACTATAGGCAATCAGCTTATGGAAGCTTTAACTACTCATAAAAAAATAAGCACTCCAGATGCAATAGAAAGAATTGTAGAACTTTTAACATTGGTTGGTATTAATGAACCAAGAAGAAGAATAAAACAGTATCCGCATGAACTTTCAGGCGGTATGCGTCAACGTATAATGATAGCTATGGCACTTGCTGGAGACCCTAAAATACTTATTGCTGATGAGCCTACAACTGCACTCGACGTTACAATACAAGCACAGATACTTGAGCTTATAAAAGATATACAGAAAAAAATACATATGGCTGTTATACTTATTACGCATGACTTTGGTATTGTAGCTGATATGGCTGATGACATTATAGTAATGTATGGCGGCGGCATAGTAGAGAGAGGTACTGTATTTGATATATTTGAAAGACCTAAACACCCTTATACTTTAGGGCTTCTTAAGTCTTTACCTCGTATTGATATTAAACAAGATAGACTTATACCTATAGAAGGAACACCTATAGATTTACTTAATATGAAAGCAGGCTGTCCTTTTAGCACAAGATGCGAAGAATGTATGAAGGTTTGTATAGACAATAAACCTCCTAGAACTGAATTTGAGAAGGGGCATTTTTCTGCTTGCTGGCTTCATCAAATGCCTAATTAA
- the dnaE gene encoding DNA polymerase III subunit alpha, with amino-acid sequence MSFVHLHVHTQYSILDGAARIKSLYSKTDKTKRLIPGLIDRAKELDMPAIAMTDHGNMFGAMEFFSEAKDKGITPIIGCEVYVAPKTRFDKKLDNSEEKSAMHLVLLAKDKEGYNNLCKLVTHGYTEGFYYRPRVDHELIEKYNKGLICLSACMGGEIPIAIRKKDYKQASKLAEYYKSIFGEDFYIELQDHGLAEEKTLNSALYKLANHHNIELVVTNDVHYVLKEDAKAHEILLAIQTKATLDMPRRYKFPSNEFHLKTEEEMKKSFAKLPKAFENTVKIAEQCKDLNIMTKTYYMPNYELPNGETETTALRKMCLEGLNKHYNNNIPKEAMERLDMELGVIAKMGFEGYFLVVQDFINYARNNDVAVGPGRGSAAGSIVAFATGITKVNPLDYNLLFERFLNPERKSMPDIDVDFQDDKREVVIDYVTKKYGKDNVSQIATFGALGGRSVIRDVCRVMGIDLATADRLAKSIPNDIKRVVDIYDHPDCAEFRKEIDNSRELKNMYEISMRLDGLVRNVGLHAAGVIISSHPIADLAPVYQDSKTGTRACQYEMTYVESAGLIKMDFLGIKNLRLIKDAIKDIKERYGTEIDIDNLPLDDEAVYDIFRRADTGGVFQFESPGMRQMLINIQPTSFDDLVSSVALYRPGPLNSGMDKDYADRKNKRKEIVYKHPDLEPILKESQGVLIYQEQIMAISRVIGGFTAAEADDLRKAMGKKIVEKMNSMREKFISGGLERGYDEELLNYLFDTMKGFAEYGFNKSHSVCYALIAYQEAYIKAHYPMEYYVALLNTVIADTDKIALYLNEIKQKNIEVVTASVFESDALFSQKNGKIVYALHAVKGVGLQAALAVQEERENNGQFKNLEDFVKRVDVHLVNKKVYETLIKCGAFSEFGHTESALLSSLDAILAHASNYQKETLSGQTMLFDSMSEDDTGSASLVIEKQVEYANNILMENEKEVLGFSLRYHPFARYITKIDYKYFNNLLELEELEDKYEFSIPAILMNISEGTTKKNTPMLVLKVIDLFTESTFYITTKVDKYRELLNENMGILIKGKRDKNKFSGKIYNNIIDIKDLDSVLNDKKNVLKEVKREIKRDNAETLVTENKIPKPSNENAVNNKDGSIIKRENNNIIIKNTTGKKQLALYVNKNIFDDMDLLCLQNAISSNPGDYTIFLKLKSESGTEVFKIGENYKVDPNQRFLTEAKSALRSLIEIEYA; translated from the coding sequence ATGTCATTTGTTCATTTACATGTACATACTCAGTATTCTATACTTGATGGTGCTGCTCGTATTAAATCATTATATTCTAAAACAGATAAAACTAAAAGACTCATACCAGGTTTAATAGATAGGGCAAAAGAATTAGATATGCCTGCTATAGCTATGACAGACCATGGTAATATGTTTGGGGCTATGGAGTTTTTTTCTGAGGCTAAAGATAAAGGAATTACACCTATCATAGGATGCGAAGTATATGTTGCTCCAAAGACTAGATTTGATAAAAAATTAGATAACTCTGAAGAGAAAAGTGCTATGCATTTAGTTCTTCTTGCTAAAGATAAAGAGGGATATAACAATTTATGCAAATTGGTAACTCATGGATATACTGAAGGCTTTTATTATAGACCAAGAGTTGATCATGAATTAATAGAAAAATATAATAAAGGCTTGATTTGTTTATCTGCTTGTATGGGCGGAGAGATTCCTATTGCTATAAGAAAAAAAGATTATAAACAGGCTTCAAAATTAGCTGAATATTATAAATCTATATTTGGAGAAGATTTTTATATAGAACTTCAGGATCATGGATTAGCAGAAGAGAAAACATTAAATAGTGCTTTATATAAATTAGCAAATCACCATAATATAGAATTAGTAGTTACAAATGACGTGCATTATGTATTAAAAGAAGATGCTAAGGCTCATGAAATACTTTTGGCAATACAAACTAAAGCTACTTTAGATATGCCAAGAAGATATAAGTTTCCAAGCAATGAGTTTCATTTGAAAACTGAAGAAGAGATGAAAAAATCTTTTGCAAAACTTCCAAAAGCCTTTGAAAACACAGTTAAAATAGCAGAGCAATGCAAAGATTTAAATATAATGACTAAAACTTATTATATGCCAAATTATGAGCTTCCTAATGGTGAGACAGAAACTACTGCATTAAGAAAAATGTGCCTAGAAGGACTTAATAAGCATTATAATAACAATATTCCAAAAGAGGCTATGGAAAGGCTTGATATGGAATTAGGTGTTATAGCTAAGATGGGTTTTGAAGGTTATTTTTTAGTAGTTCAGGACTTTATTAATTATGCAAGAAATAATGATGTTGCTGTAGGTCCGGGAAGAGGAAGTGCAGCTGGTTCAATAGTTGCATTTGCTACAGGAATTACAAAGGTTAATCCGCTTGATTATAATTTGCTTTTTGAGAGATTTTTAAATCCAGAAAGAAAAAGCATGCCCGATATAGACGTTGACTTCCAAGATGATAAAAGAGAAGTTGTAATAGATTATGTAACAAAAAAATATGGTAAAGATAATGTTTCTCAGATTGCTACTTTCGGAGCTTTGGGCGGACGTTCTGTTATAAGAGATGTTTGCCGTGTTATGGGTATAGATTTAGCTACTGCTGATAGGCTTGCTAAAAGCATACCTAATGATATAAAAAGAGTTGTAGATATATATGATCATCCCGATTGTGCTGAGTTTAGAAAAGAGATTGATAATAGCAGAGAGCTAAAAAATATGTATGAGATATCTATGAGGCTTGATGGTTTGGTAAGAAATGTTGGGCTTCATGCTGCTGGTGTAATTATATCATCTCATCCTATAGCTGATTTAGCTCCAGTTTATCAGGATTCTAAAACAGGTACAAGAGCTTGTCAATATGAGATGACTTATGTTGAAAGTGCTGGTCTTATAAAGATGGACTTTTTGGGTATTAAAAACTTAAGACTCATAAAAGATGCTATAAAAGATATAAAAGAGAGATACGGCACTGAAATAGATATAGATAATCTTCCTTTAGATGATGAAGCTGTTTATGATATATTTAGGCGTGCTGATACAGGAGGGGTCTTCCAGTTTGAAAGTCCCGGTATGCGTCAGATGCTTATAAATATTCAGCCTACAAGTTTTGATGACTTAGTATCAAGTGTGGCATTATATCGTCCCGGTCCTTTAAACTCTGGAATGGATAAAGATTATGCAGACAGAAAAAACAAAAGAAAAGAGATAGTATACAAGCATCCAGATTTAGAACCTATACTTAAAGAAAGTCAGGGAGTATTAATATATCAAGAGCAGATTATGGCTATAAGTAGGGTTATTGGAGGTTTTACTGCCGCCGAAGCAGATGATTTAAGAAAGGCTATGGGTAAAAAAATAGTAGAGAAAATGAACTCTATGAGAGAGAAATTCATTAGCGGCGGACTTGAAAGAGGATATGATGAAGAGTTGTTAAATTATCTCTTTGATACAATGAAAGGTTTTGCTGAATATGGGTTTAATAAATCTCACTCTGTTTGTTATGCTTTAATAGCCTATCAAGAAGCTTATATTAAAGCTCATTACCCAATGGAATATTATGTGGCTTTGCTTAATACTGTGATAGCTGACACTGATAAGATAGCGTTATATCTAAATGAAATTAAACAAAAAAATATAGAAGTTGTTACTGCGAGCGTTTTTGAAAGTGATGCTTTATTCTCTCAAAAGAACGGAAAGATAGTATATGCTTTACATGCTGTTAAAGGTGTAGGTCTTCAAGCTGCTTTAGCTGTACAAGAAGAGAGAGAAAATAATGGTCAGTTTAAAAATTTAGAAGACTTTGTAAAACGTGTAGATGTTCATTTGGTTAATAAAAAAGTATATGAAACACTTATAAAATGCGGGGCTTTCTCTGAGTTCGGACATACTGAAAGTGCATTACTTTCTTCACTTGATGCAATACTTGCTCATGCATCTAACTATCAAAAAGAAACATTATCAGGACAAACTATGCTTTTTGATTCTATGTCTGAAGATGATACAGGAAGTGCTTCTTTGGTGATAGAAAAACAGGTTGAATATGCTAATAATATTTTAATGGAAAATGAAAAAGAGGTTTTAGGCTTTTCTTTAAGATATCATCCTTTTGCAAGATATATTACAAAAATAGATTATAAGTATTTTAATAATTTACTTGAATTAGAAGAACTTGAAGATAAATATGAGTTTTCTATACCTGCAATTTTAATGAATATATCAGAAGGTACTACAAAGAAAAATACTCCTATGCTTGTATTAAAAGTGATAGATTTGTTTACAGAGAGCACTTTCTATATTACAACAAAGGTTGATAAATATAGAGAGCTTCTCAATGAAAATATGGGTATACTTATAAAAGGTAAAAGAGATAAAAATAAGTTTTCTGGCAAAATATATAATAACATAATAGATATTAAAGATTTAGACAGCGTTCTTAATGATAAAAAGAATGTTTTAAAAGAAGTAAAAAGAGAGATAAAAAGAGATAATGCAGAAACTTTAGTAACAGAAAATAAAATACCAAAACCCTCTAATGAAAATGCTGTTAATAATAAAGATGGTTCTATAATAAAAAGAGAAAATAATAATATTATTATAAAAAATACTACAGGCAAAAAACAATTAGCACTTTATGTTAATAAAAATATATTTGATGATATGGATTTATTATGTTTACAAAATGCTATATCATCAAACCCCGGCGATTATACTATTTTCTTAAAACTAAAATCAGAAAGCGGTACTGAAGTATTTAAGATAGGCGAAAACTACAAAGTTGATCCTAATCAGAGATTTTTAACAGAGGCTAAAAGTGCTTTGAGGTCTCTAATAGAAATAGAATATGCATGA
- a CDS encoding basic amino acid ABC transporter substrate-binding protein, with the protein MKKIFFLFLCFGLLILSCGNNNNNSDNKEVSNKDVVIVGIDADFPPFGYYEGDEIKGFDYDIINEVAKVSGLNIEIVAMKFDGLLPALQTKKIDAIIAGMTVTEERKKFVNFSKTYYVSSQVMLVNEKNDSITNFDNLLGKNVGVVIGTTGDIIMTETEGVNTQKFDTGAGAVLALAEDKIDAIVFDKEPCKNFAKYNDGIKLIESDAVEEDYAIAVRKEDTLILDKINEGLSVIMTNGTYEKLIDKNFQ; encoded by the coding sequence ATGAAAAAAATATTCTTTTTGTTTTTATGTTTTGGTTTATTAATTCTTTCTTGTGGAAATAATAACAACAATAGTGATAATAAAGAAGTATCAAACAAAGATGTTGTGATTGTTGGAATTGATGCTGATTTTCCTCCTTTTGGTTATTATGAAGGTGATGAGATAAAGGGATTTGATTATGATATAATAAATGAAGTAGCTAAAGTTTCTGGTCTTAATATTGAGATTGTAGCTATGAAATTTGATGGTCTTTTACCTGCTTTACAAACTAAAAAAATAGATGCTATTATTGCGGGAATGACTGTGACAGAGGAGAGAAAAAAGTTTGTTAATTTTTCTAAGACTTATTATGTATCTAGTCAGGTTATGTTAGTTAATGAAAAAAATGATAGTATTACTAATTTTGATAATTTGCTTGGAAAGAATGTTGGTGTTGTTATTGGTACTACGGGTGATATTATTATGACAGAAACGGAAGGGGTTAATACTCAGAAATTTGATACTGGAGCTGGGGCTGTACTTGCTTTGGCAGAAGATAAAATTGATGCTATTGTATTTGATAAAGAGCCTTGCAAAAATTTTGCTAAATATAATGATGGTATTAAATTAATAGAAAGTGATGCTGTTGAAGAAGATTATGCTATTGCTGTGAGAAAGGAAGATACTTTAATTTTGGATAAGATTAACGAAGGCTTATCTGTAATAATGACTAATGGAACATATGAAAAACTTATAGATAAAAATTTTCAATAA